The proteins below are encoded in one region of Legionella antarctica:
- a CDS encoding oligopeptide:H+ symporter, which yields MLTLFREQPRAFQMIFMLELWERFGFYTVQGVLALYFIRFLGYSDVASYYTFGAYSALVYGMVVIGGYLGDRVLGTKRTIVLGLIVLAVGYCSLALTDKQHVFFALGLICVGNGLFKANPSNLLSKCYEAHDPRLHGGFTLYYMAINLGSMVALFVGPAISSRYGYSYAYFISAVGLVIGLANYWFQHQHVAHINTLADKRIISLPYWIVVLAGVFVFTELAAYLLQHVMLAKNLLWVITFIVVSIYAYLMRKECKASYMRMLVAFALMLEAVIFFTLYQQMPTSINLFAVNNVIPTFFGITIDAQSFQALNPIWIILMSPVLAYVYGKLNQKGILFSIPYKFALGMTMCAVSFLMLYFARYFYTGNGMVSSWWLISSYLFQSLGELLVSALGVAMVAELVPQRIAGFVMGMWFLTSAVAGFIGATVASYTALPTNIKPGVESLLIYTDVFAWIGIVTLIIALCMWLLSPRLSRYICSNTAKDEHKIEAVEYSTTYIPSH from the coding sequence ATGCTGACCCTTTTCCGTGAGCAACCACGCGCATTTCAGATGATTTTTATGTTAGAACTATGGGAGCGGTTTGGTTTTTATACGGTGCAAGGAGTTCTGGCTCTCTATTTTATTCGCTTTCTGGGTTACAGTGATGTGGCATCTTACTACACTTTTGGTGCTTATTCGGCCTTGGTTTATGGTATGGTGGTCATTGGTGGTTATTTGGGGGACAGGGTACTTGGTACGAAGCGGACTATAGTTTTAGGACTGATTGTACTAGCGGTGGGCTATTGTTCACTGGCGTTGACTGACAAACAACATGTTTTTTTTGCATTGGGATTAATATGTGTTGGTAATGGTTTGTTTAAAGCGAATCCATCAAATTTATTGTCTAAATGTTATGAAGCACATGATCCTCGCTTGCATGGTGGATTTACTCTGTATTATATGGCAATTAATTTAGGGAGTATGGTGGCTTTATTTGTAGGTCCAGCTATTTCGAGCCGCTACGGCTATTCTTATGCCTATTTCATTAGTGCAGTGGGCCTCGTTATCGGCCTTGCCAATTATTGGTTTCAACATCAACATGTTGCTCATATCAACACCTTGGCGGATAAGCGAATTATTAGTTTGCCTTATTGGATTGTTGTTTTGGCTGGGGTGTTTGTTTTTACGGAATTGGCTGCCTATTTATTACAACACGTCATGCTCGCTAAAAATTTATTATGGGTTATTACATTCATTGTAGTTAGTATTTACGCTTATTTGATGCGTAAGGAATGTAAGGCATCCTATATGCGGATGTTGGTTGCTTTTGCTCTAATGCTAGAGGCGGTCATCTTTTTCACCTTATATCAACAGATGCCTACTTCAATTAATTTATTTGCAGTAAATAATGTAATACCGACTTTTTTTGGCATTACTATTGATGCTCAGAGTTTTCAGGCTTTAAATCCAATCTGGATCATTTTGATGAGTCCGGTCTTGGCTTATGTTTACGGCAAGCTTAATCAAAAAGGTATTTTATTTTCTATTCCATATAAATTTGCTTTAGGTATGACCATGTGTGCCGTGAGTTTTCTCATGCTCTATTTTGCCCGTTATTTTTATACAGGAAATGGGATGGTTTCATCATGGTGGCTAATCTCCAGTTATTTATTTCAAAGTCTTGGTGAGTTACTAGTCTCTGCTTTGGGCGTGGCAATGGTTGCTGAGTTGGTTCCACAGCGAATTGCTGGCTTCGTAATGGGTATGTGGTTTTTAACTTCAGCGGTTGCTGGTTTTATCGGAGCCACAGTAGCGTCTTATACCGCTCTGCCCACCAACATCAAACCTGGAGTTGAATCACTGCTGATTTATACTGATGTGTTTGCCTGGATAGGTATTGTGACTCTGATTATTGCTTTGTGTATGTGGCTTCTCTCACCACGCTTGAGTCGCTATATTTGTTCCAATACTGCTAAGGACGAACATAAAATAGAAGCAGTTGAATACTCTACTACTTATATTCCCAGCCATTAG
- a CDS encoding APC family permease, whose protein sequence is MSLKRQLTLKDGVSLALGSIMGSGLLFLPSLTAAVSGPNTAWVWIATTLLCFPLLYLFNDMVVSVATESGIEGFVSLGLGESIGASIPIIFLGTVTIGMPISALIVGEYVKNFLGGGELTQFITALSLVYTGILINFVGIKIGALVQLSIAFLTFLVGLFLYFLIPAQIPWHSSFSFSVASAATFFPGIIVAFWAYAGFENLTFIACEFKNPAKDFKLSMIIALVLCGLLYLLLSLSCLSVIPREEINGMSGLYQLVETLGNHFLPTLIITLFAYFAVQINFNSWIWGISRLIYSSAKQRKLPLFFSELNNQQIPARAILLLMILFTLALIVLSCIQRHFESIVTLVSTNFVFIYALCLSSYIRFKKNGFPRILAAGMLLLFTLLLFSSGWALLYPLVLFCSSVVFFNSQIIHKQQHLKR, encoded by the coding sequence ATGTCACTAAAACGTCAACTCACTCTAAAAGATGGAGTTTCTTTAGCGCTGGGCTCAATTATGGGCTCAGGATTATTGTTTTTGCCGTCTTTGACTGCAGCAGTGAGTGGACCTAATACTGCTTGGGTATGGATTGCTACAACTCTACTTTGTTTTCCTCTTTTATATCTGTTTAATGATATGGTTGTTAGTGTAGCAACAGAAAGTGGAATTGAGGGTTTCGTCTCATTGGGTTTGGGTGAAAGTATTGGCGCATCTATCCCAATTATATTTCTTGGAACAGTAACTATTGGAATGCCGATTTCAGCCCTTATTGTGGGGGAGTACGTTAAAAATTTTTTAGGTGGCGGTGAACTAACACAATTTATTACTGCTCTTAGTCTTGTTTATACGGGTATTTTAATCAATTTCGTCGGTATCAAAATAGGAGCGTTGGTACAGCTTTCTATTGCTTTTTTAACTTTTTTGGTGGGTTTGTTTCTGTATTTTCTTATTCCTGCTCAAATTCCCTGGCATAGTTCTTTTTCTTTCTCTGTTGCGTCAGCAGCTACTTTTTTTCCTGGAATTATAGTTGCATTTTGGGCCTATGCAGGCTTTGAAAATTTAACTTTTATAGCTTGTGAATTTAAAAATCCAGCCAAAGATTTTAAATTGAGTATGATCATTGCACTAGTATTATGTGGCTTATTGTATCTGTTACTATCATTGAGTTGTTTATCTGTTATTCCGCGTGAAGAAATTAATGGGATGTCTGGCTTATATCAGTTGGTTGAGACCTTGGGTAATCATTTTTTACCTACATTAATCATTACTCTTTTTGCCTACTTTGCAGTTCAAATTAATTTTAATAGCTGGATTTGGGGAATATCCAGGTTGATTTATTCAAGTGCTAAACAGAGAAAGCTCCCTTTGTTTTTTTCAGAATTAAATAATCAGCAAATACCAGCAAGAGCTATCCTGTTATTGATGATACTATTTACGTTAGCTTTAATCGTGTTATCTTGTATTCAAAGACATTTTGAATCAATAGTCACTTTGGTAAGCACTAATTTTGTATTTATCTACGCATTATGTTTATCTTCATACATACGATTTAAAAAAAATGGCTTTCCAAGAATTTTAGCAGCAGGTATGCTGTTGCTATTTACGTTACTACTGTTTTCATCAGGATGGGCTTTGTTATACCCCTTGGTTCTTTTTTGTTCCAGTGTGGTTTTTTTTAACTCTCAGATAATTCATAAGCAACAGCATCTCAAACGGTAA
- the hda gene encoding DnaA regulatory inactivator Hda has translation MNTQLALTIKLNDEATLSDFNWENNTLLQQQLQNMLTLKEDRLLYLWGHKGSGKSHILQACCQAVNLTQSAIYLPLILLKEWGPQTVEGIEDQTLICIDDVHAIGNDSAWEEALFHLYNKIKDEEKSLLIISGNQPPAMLAINLADLRSRLAWGLVIQLNELSDEEKINTLKLHAFKRGFDLPESVAQFLLNRCSRNMHDLHQLLNRLDDASLAAHRKITIPFVKDILNI, from the coding sequence ATGAACACTCAGTTGGCTTTAACAATAAAACTTAATGATGAAGCAACTCTTTCTGACTTTAACTGGGAAAATAATACGCTTCTACAACAACAACTGCAGAACATGCTCACCCTGAAAGAAGATAGGCTACTTTATTTATGGGGGCATAAGGGCAGTGGAAAATCTCATATATTACAAGCCTGCTGCCAAGCAGTCAATTTAACTCAATCTGCAATCTATCTACCCTTAATCCTTCTTAAGGAATGGGGGCCTCAAACTGTAGAGGGAATAGAAGATCAAACGTTAATTTGTATCGATGATGTCCATGCTATAGGCAATGATTCGGCTTGGGAAGAAGCACTATTTCATTTGTATAACAAAATCAAAGATGAGGAAAAAAGTCTTTTAATTATCTCCGGAAATCAACCGCCAGCAATGCTTGCGATCAATCTTGCTGATTTACGTTCTAGACTTGCCTGGGGATTGGTAATCCAATTGAATGAGTTAAGTGATGAAGAAAAAATTAATACTTTAAAACTGCATGCGTTTAAACGTGGGTTTGATTTGCCTGAAAGTGTTGCTCAATTTTTACTAAACCGCTGTTCGCGAAATATGCATGACTTACATCAACTGCTCAACCGATTGGATGATGCCTCTTTGGCAGCCCATCGTAAAATTACAATCCCATTTGTTAAGGATATCTTAAATATATAA
- the aroE gene encoding shikimate dehydrogenase, translating into MLKQFAVIGSPITHSLSPVIHQYFAHQMNVELEYKKIRGNEHRFEQQVSDFFIQDGKGLNVTLPFKQRAFALAQKKTFRCQLAGAANTLWLDEKQINADNTDGIGLIRDLNRYIELQGKNILILGAGGAARGIIHPLLEANPSSLTVANRTVEKVTELLGSFPQIKCSGLDNLSGDFDLIINATSASLDGKNISLPKYVMSPKPVCYDLAYKKKEATPFVNYAKNWGCDAIDGMGMLVEQAAEAFFIWNGAMPETEPVLKLLRQN; encoded by the coding sequence ATGTTGAAACAATTTGCGGTTATCGGCAGTCCAATAACACATAGCCTATCTCCTGTTATTCATCAGTATTTTGCCCATCAAATGAATGTCGAATTAGAGTATAAAAAAATTCGCGGCAATGAACACCGATTTGAACAGCAAGTATCTGATTTTTTTATCCAGGATGGCAAGGGGCTAAATGTTACTTTACCATTCAAACAAAGAGCCTTTGCCCTCGCTCAAAAGAAGACTTTTCGCTGTCAGTTAGCGGGAGCGGCTAATACTTTGTGGCTGGATGAGAAGCAAATAAATGCTGACAATACTGATGGTATTGGATTGATTCGTGATTTGAACCGCTACATTGAACTTCAGGGAAAAAATATTTTGATATTGGGTGCTGGGGGGGCTGCGCGAGGTATTATTCATCCCTTGCTGGAAGCGAATCCATCCTCCCTGACCGTTGCCAATCGTACTGTTGAAAAAGTCACCGAGCTTCTGGGCAGTTTTCCCCAGATAAAATGCTCTGGACTCGATAATTTATCTGGGGACTTTGATTTAATAATCAATGCTACCTCTGCTAGTTTGGATGGAAAAAATATTTCTTTACCTAAATATGTAATGTCCCCTAAACCAGTCTGCTATGATTTGGCTTATAAGAAAAAAGAAGCAACGCCCTTTGTTAACTATGCTAAAAACTGGGGATGTGATGCAATTGACGGCATGGGTATGCTGGTCGAGCAAGCTGCCGAGGCTTTCTTCATCTGGAATGGAGCAATGCCTGAAACAGAGCCTGTATTGAAATTGTTGCGGCAAAATTAA
- a CDS encoding type II toxin-antitoxin system PemK/MazF family toxin has product MVNIKRFDVCLVNLDPTIGSEIRKTRPVVIISPDSMNLSRLKTVIIAPLTSTIRESFPTRVRTDFKGKEGQIALDQLRSIDRSRIVKKLGKLESKSSDEALNILSIMFAH; this is encoded by the coding sequence ATGGTAAATATAAAAAGGTTCGATGTTTGCTTGGTAAATTTAGATCCAACAATTGGATCTGAAATAAGGAAAACAAGACCAGTGGTAATTATATCGCCTGATTCAATGAATTTAAGTCGTCTTAAAACAGTTATCATCGCTCCCCTAACCAGTACTATTCGCGAGTCATTTCCAACGAGAGTTAGGACAGATTTTAAGGGCAAAGAGGGGCAGATTGCTTTGGATCAGTTGCGTTCAATCGATCGCTCTAGGATTGTAAAAAAACTTGGGAAATTAGAATCCAAATCATCTGATGAAGCTCTAAATATTTTATCCATCATGTTTGCTCATTGA
- a CDS encoding IucA/IucC family siderophore biosynthesis protein — protein sequence MALAYGNFHELSHQLRFLLFEIGIGLPQSSIDYFIAQAHKNALDRLQHSAVAEGIITAPIASHHVHDFIDQLQITLKHSNPESQFYQWSSIRDELDESIANDALAQAYKQRWNVQICNEAYQYDSLWSWINNNQTAHQAFLFLEQWGDQGHPDYPGFRAKMGFTRREVLQKSPEFQAKISLHWCALSKHKINTAPDSTNFNALIAREFPNEHKLWQEKLQFNHLNPQEYVPVPVHPWQWRNKLQIMCSQLTDCKSLILFPHHQTVMPSMSLDTMMPIDHSNTLIKLAVNVSTPDPSKTATSEEEQYNCAMVDWINSLLTKSDHYQNTLFLAHDLARLRVNSSSVSNYFQKELSVNLLQHPSSVIKAEQKIVPLMSLFANSPLSNKPLLVEIIMESGLTPINYFSQYCHTVLLGQLHLLLKYGVSLKAKPHNTLIIFSDHRPQGLILQSLEKIKVDYSPSFEESKKPDLPATSSIKSTSLDAIRTVFTHGTLQNNLGHWINCLKQQYSLGANQLWHIVYDVMQTVLNDLSMEIHPRLFCWQKHQLLHDIWQHQCLLTMRLKGDLSKDIYRAKLNPLNPCY from the coding sequence ATGGCTTTGGCGTATGGAAATTTTCATGAACTTAGTCACCAATTACGTTTTTTATTATTTGAAATCGGCATAGGGTTGCCGCAAAGCAGCATTGATTATTTTATCGCTCAGGCGCATAAAAATGCCTTGGATCGCCTGCAGCACTCAGCTGTTGCGGAAGGAATAATTACCGCACCTATAGCCAGCCACCATGTCCATGACTTTATCGATCAATTACAGATTACTTTAAAGCACTCAAATCCAGAAAGTCAATTTTATCAATGGAGTAGCATTCGCGATGAATTGGATGAATCAATTGCTAATGATGCTCTAGCCCAAGCCTATAAACAACGCTGGAACGTTCAGATTTGTAATGAAGCATATCAGTATGACAGCCTTTGGTCATGGATAAACAATAACCAGACAGCACACCAGGCGTTTCTATTTCTCGAACAATGGGGAGATCAAGGCCATCCAGATTACCCAGGTTTTCGGGCCAAGATGGGATTCACGCGGCGAGAAGTGTTACAAAAATCTCCTGAATTTCAGGCAAAAATCAGCCTCCACTGGTGTGCTTTAAGTAAACATAAAATCAACACCGCTCCTGACTCAACTAATTTTAATGCTTTGATTGCCCGTGAATTTCCAAATGAACATAAGCTATGGCAAGAAAAGTTACAATTTAACCATTTAAATCCACAAGAATATGTCCCTGTTCCTGTCCATCCCTGGCAATGGCGCAATAAATTACAAATCATGTGCAGTCAACTAACCGATTGCAAATCGCTTATCTTGTTTCCCCATCACCAAACAGTAATGCCATCTATGTCTTTGGACACAATGATGCCAATAGATCATTCAAACACACTCATTAAACTTGCTGTTAATGTATCTACACCTGATCCCTCCAAAACAGCCACATCAGAAGAAGAACAATACAACTGCGCCATGGTGGATTGGATAAATTCTTTATTAACTAAATCAGACCACTATCAGAATACTTTATTTTTAGCCCACGATTTAGCTCGATTGAGAGTAAATAGCTCATCTGTTTCTAATTACTTTCAGAAGGAGCTATCGGTTAACCTTCTTCAACACCCATCAAGTGTAATAAAAGCGGAACAAAAAATAGTCCCATTGATGAGTTTATTTGCTAACTCGCCCTTATCAAATAAACCATTACTTGTTGAAATTATTATGGAGAGTGGCTTAACTCCAATTAATTATTTCAGCCAGTATTGCCATACGGTTTTATTAGGACAACTGCATTTATTATTGAAATACGGGGTCTCGTTAAAAGCAAAGCCTCACAACACTCTGATCATATTTAGTGACCATAGACCTCAAGGTTTAATTCTACAAAGTCTCGAAAAAATTAAAGTTGATTATTCTCCGTCCTTTGAGGAGAGCAAAAAACCTGATTTGCCCGCTACTTCAAGCATAAAATCAACCAGTCTCGATGCAATAAGAACCGTTTTTACTCATGGAACCTTGCAAAATAATCTGGGTCACTGGATAAATTGTCTAAAACAGCAGTACTCACTAGGTGCCAATCAATTATGGCATATTGTATACGATGTGATGCAAACTGTGTTAAATGATCTTTCTATGGAAATTCATCCTCGCCTTTTTTGCTGGCAAAAACATCAATTATTACACGACATATGGCAACATCAATGCCTATTAACTATGCGTTTGAAAGGTGATCTCAGTAAGGATATCTATAGAGCCAAACTCAACCCTCTTAATCCCTGTTATTAG
- a CDS encoding patatin-like phospholipase family protein — protein sequence MMVKKALYLAGGGARGAYQAGVLKAIGHILQTKTLPFNMVSGVSVGSINAAILAENANDFPAALDKLESMWGEIHCHQIYKASNYELGKSVMRNLSTLIIKQRQSGHLLDTSPLRQFLDENIDFSRIQENINTGHLNTLEIISLCYETHQTVSFYNHNNSEFQDWNYPRHGSQRANISAEHVLASSALPLFFPTIPVDGFHYGDGSIGLVAPLRGAIRFEVDKILILGTRELPEFTDYENLRNGEVPFASILGNMMNGLFLDNLDRDIEMVNRMNEIATLLSMWKKRRSPWRPITTLHLRPSRGMAFLAQNHYKTMSALLRYLLNILGAKSHSGDLLSFLMFEKEFTRELLDLGFQDTIARAKEVTAFFS from the coding sequence ATCATGGTTAAAAAAGCTCTATATCTGGCAGGTGGTGGTGCTCGAGGCGCATATCAAGCGGGTGTCTTAAAAGCAATTGGCCACATTTTACAAACAAAAACACTCCCTTTTAATATGGTGAGCGGCGTGAGTGTCGGCAGTATCAACGCAGCCATCCTTGCGGAAAATGCCAATGATTTCCCTGCTGCTCTGGATAAACTGGAGTCTATGTGGGGAGAAATTCATTGCCATCAAATTTATAAAGCAAGTAATTATGAGTTAGGCAAATCAGTGATGAGAAATTTGAGCACCCTGATTATTAAACAACGTCAATCAGGCCATTTGCTTGACACCTCTCCGCTGAGACAGTTTCTTGATGAGAATATTGATTTTTCACGCATTCAAGAAAATATAAACACAGGCCACCTCAATACACTGGAAATAATAAGTCTTTGTTACGAAACCCATCAAACTGTCTCTTTCTATAATCACAATAACTCTGAGTTTCAAGATTGGAATTACCCGCGTCATGGTAGTCAACGGGCCAATATCAGTGCAGAACATGTATTAGCTTCCAGTGCCCTACCGTTATTCTTCCCTACCATTCCAGTGGATGGTTTTCATTATGGGGACGGCAGTATTGGTTTAGTCGCTCCCTTGCGAGGGGCCATACGCTTTGAAGTTGATAAAATTCTAATTTTAGGAACACGCGAACTGCCAGAGTTTACTGATTATGAAAACTTGCGTAATGGAGAAGTTCCATTTGCTAGCATTTTAGGCAATATGATGAATGGCTTATTTCTAGATAATCTTGACAGAGACATCGAAATGGTCAATCGCATGAACGAAATAGCCACTCTTCTCTCAATGTGGAAAAAACGCCGCTCTCCATGGCGTCCCATAACCACACTCCATTTGCGCCCAAGCAGAGGCATGGCGTTTCTGGCTCAAAATCATTATAAAACGATGTCGGCTTTACTAAGATACTTATTAAATATTCTAGGAGCTAAAAGCCATTCGGGGGATCTTTTGAGCTTTTTAATGTTTGAAAAAGAGTTTACTCGAGAACTCCTCGATCTGGGCTTTCAAGACACCATCGCCAGGGCCAAGGAAGTAACTGCATTCTTTTCTTAA
- a CDS encoding ParD-like family protein, with the protein MGIVKISDELHDAAKIMAKAMSRSVNSQAEYWLRIGKVIEENPTFTYADAIIFLVNQAAMETNDDVCENS; encoded by the coding sequence ATGGGTATTGTTAAAATTTCGGATGAATTGCATGATGCGGCTAAAATTATGGCTAAAGCAATGAGCCGATCCGTTAATTCGCAAGCAGAGTATTGGCTACGCATTGGAAAAGTAATTGAAGAAAATCCAACGTTTACTTACGCCGATGCAATTATTTTTTTGGTTAATCAAGCAGCAATGGAGACAAATGACGATGTTTGCGAAAACTCATGA
- the map gene encoding type I methionyl aminopeptidase: MFAKTHDEIQKMRVAGRLASSVLEMIKAFVLPGITTGELEQICRRYIVDNLQAIPSSLNHHGFPGCICTSLNHVVCHGIPSNKKKLNDGDILNIDVTVKKDGFIADTSKMFFVGKTKPFAERLVNVAQECLYKAIHIVRPGVHLGNIGHIIQQHAELHNYSVVREFGGHGIGREMWEEPYVSHFGKSDSGLQLCAGMTFTIEPMINQGKKEVRTLSDNWTVVTKDHQLSAQWEHTILVTETGFEVLTARQEEFFL; encoded by the coding sequence ATGTTTGCGAAAACTCATGATGAAATTCAAAAAATGAGGGTTGCTGGACGCCTCGCCTCCTCCGTATTAGAAATGATCAAAGCTTTTGTTCTTCCTGGAATAACTACTGGAGAACTGGAACAAATCTGTAGAAGATATATAGTTGACAATTTACAGGCTATTCCCTCTTCATTAAATCATCATGGATTTCCAGGTTGCATTTGCACGTCTTTAAATCATGTAGTATGTCATGGTATTCCTTCGAATAAGAAAAAATTAAATGACGGCGATATTCTTAATATTGATGTCACGGTAAAAAAAGACGGCTTTATCGCGGATACCAGTAAAATGTTTTTTGTTGGTAAAACCAAACCTTTTGCCGAACGACTGGTAAACGTAGCTCAAGAATGTCTTTACAAAGCAATCCATATTGTTCGTCCAGGAGTGCACCTTGGAAATATTGGACATATTATCCAGCAACATGCTGAATTACATAATTACTCTGTAGTTCGTGAATTTGGTGGCCATGGAATAGGTCGCGAAATGTGGGAAGAGCCTTATGTTTCTCACTTTGGTAAATCTGATTCAGGATTGCAACTATGCGCTGGAATGACCTTCACAATAGAGCCTATGATTAACCAGGGTAAAAAAGAGGTCCGCACTTTGTCGGATAATTGGACCGTGGTCACGAAAGATCATCAATTGTCTGCTCAGTGGGAGCACACTATACTAGTGACTGAAACAGGTTTTGAGGTTCTGACCGCCAGGCAAGAAGAGTTTTTCCTCTAA
- a CDS encoding AbrB/MazE/SpoVT family DNA-binding domain-containing protein, with protein MSTVSLKKWGNSVGIRIPSTLLKDAHLEPGEVMEITVNEDGAILLTPSKRKQEGWMEKFNAIADAEQEGEIIDLSNQFDEDDWTW; from the coding sequence ATGTCAACAGTCTCACTAAAAAAATGGGGAAATTCCGTTGGAATTCGTATACCTTCGACGCTGTTAAAAGACGCTCATTTAGAGCCAGGGGAAGTAATGGAAATTACTGTTAATGAAGATGGGGCTATTCTATTAACACCATCTAAACGTAAGCAGGAAGGCTGGATGGAAAAATTTAATGCGATTGCTGATGCTGAACAGGAAGGCGAAATAATCGATTTATCTAATCAATTCGACGAAGATGACTGGACATGGTAA
- a CDS encoding ATP-grasp domain-containing protein, translating to MGKHIHSTDFQRKEVFVVVDGISTGRHIAPSLRGNGYSVVHVCSKNAQSLGIEHNQHDYIANLKETDSIHDLVGSFSAFHVRAVIPGAEAGVELADQLGEALELPTRNDFSKTKARKSKFLMQETIREKGLLAANQTKTDNLFALLDWVNKNGLPVVLKPEESAGTDGVHFCYKLNDVIDAFGVIMGSDNIFKAKNKNVVAQEMLVGDEFMVNTVSFGEAISITDIIFVHKKVINGSPLYDYSTIIGPEDKRFQLISDYVKQVLPILGLNYGAAHTEVILTQKGPTLVEVNPRLTGAFDMSATNDAVGVNHVSVLVRAYTRNGYLEKRAGMDKPHQKHTLTSFFIAEKEGILINDPDLAPFRNIPGFHSIKFGYGKGGDLPKTTNLMNSPGMVNFVSKSMDKLLSAHGIFRKQEKQFFEEVLPAEESVANYKL from the coding sequence ATGGGAAAACATATACACAGCACTGATTTTCAGCGCAAAGAAGTATTCGTAGTCGTTGATGGGATATCGACGGGGAGACATATTGCCCCCTCCCTAAGAGGAAACGGGTATAGCGTAGTGCATGTTTGTTCTAAAAATGCCCAATCTCTTGGCATAGAACACAATCAGCACGACTATATTGCTAATCTGAAGGAAACAGACTCTATTCATGACCTCGTAGGAAGTTTTTCGGCTTTTCACGTTCGAGCTGTTATTCCAGGTGCTGAGGCAGGTGTGGAGTTAGCGGATCAATTGGGTGAGGCATTAGAACTGCCAACACGTAATGATTTTAGTAAAACAAAGGCAAGGAAAAGTAAATTTTTAATGCAGGAAACTATTCGTGAGAAAGGCTTACTTGCAGCCAATCAAACTAAAACAGATAACCTGTTTGCTTTGCTTGATTGGGTTAATAAAAACGGATTGCCAGTTGTACTAAAACCAGAAGAAAGTGCAGGTACTGACGGCGTACATTTTTGTTATAAATTGAATGATGTCATTGATGCCTTTGGAGTCATTATGGGAAGTGACAATATTTTTAAAGCAAAAAACAAAAATGTTGTAGCCCAAGAAATGTTAGTGGGTGATGAATTTATGGTAAATACTGTATCTTTCGGAGAAGCCATTTCAATTACTGATATTATTTTTGTACACAAGAAGGTTATTAACGGTTCACCTTTGTATGATTACTCTACAATTATTGGTCCTGAGGATAAGAGGTTCCAACTTATTTCCGATTATGTGAAGCAAGTATTACCCATACTTGGACTCAATTATGGAGCTGCTCATACTGAAGTTATTTTAACTCAGAAAGGACCTACTCTTGTGGAGGTTAATCCCAGACTAACAGGTGCTTTTGATATGTCAGCTACAAATGATGCAGTCGGTGTAAACCATGTTTCAGTTTTAGTTCGTGCATATACTCGAAACGGTTACCTGGAAAAAAGGGCAGGTATGGATAAACCCCACCAAAAACATACCTTAACTTCCTTTTTTATTGCAGAAAAAGAGGGCATATTAATCAACGATCCGGATTTGGCACCCTTTCGCAATATTCCAGGATTTCATAGTATAAAATTTGGATATGGAAAGGGAGGAGACCTCCCAAAAACTACTAATTTGATGAATTCACCAGGTATGGTAAATTTTGTTAGTAAAAGTATGGATAAATTATTAAGCGCACATGGTATTTTTCGAAAACAAGAAAAGCAGTTTTTTGAAGAAGTATTGCCAGCAGAAGAAAGCGTGGCAAATTATAAACTTTAA
- a CDS encoding CDP-alcohol phosphatidyltransferase family protein: MILKHIPNALTLIRLGLIVPFLMFLYHHEYVYAFYLFIIAGFTDGLDGWLARYFHWQSTFGSFVDPMADKLLVASSFISLALIGSLPWWLVILVFLRDLSISIGVLVWYWCIQRKLDFVPTLLSKLNTTFQLVLVTLCLFELAYFQFPQYIVNVLIYLTAFTTATTYIDYFWTWGRKAWPKKDLPQ, from the coding sequence ATGATATTAAAACACATACCCAATGCATTAACCTTGATTCGATTAGGACTGATTGTCCCATTTCTGATGTTTCTTTATCATCATGAATACGTCTATGCATTTTACCTTTTTATTATAGCCGGATTTACTGATGGGTTAGATGGCTGGTTGGCCAGATATTTTCATTGGCAAAGCACTTTTGGTTCTTTTGTCGACCCTATGGCCGATAAATTATTAGTTGCTTCCAGCTTTATCTCCTTAGCATTAATAGGATCATTGCCATGGTGGTTGGTAATTCTTGTCTTTCTTAGAGATTTAAGTATTTCTATTGGAGTATTAGTCTGGTATTGGTGTATTCAACGTAAATTGGATTTTGTACCCACTTTATTGAGCAAGCTCAATACTACCTTCCAACTGGTGCTGGTCACTTTATGCTTATTTGAACTAGCCTACTTTCAATTTCCACAATATATAGTTAACGTACTAATCTACTTGACCGCATTTACCACGGCCACCACTTATATCGATTACTTTTGGACTTGGGGCAGAAAAGCATGGCCCAAAAAAGATTTACCCCAATGA